The nucleotide sequence ACTGAGAAGTAGAATAACATCCAGAAAAAGAAATAGGTTCTAACCAAAAATAAAAAAACTTCTGTGTTATAGCAGTAGGATGTTTAAAAATTCGTGTCATTCGTGACAAAAAATAAAAAAGAATTTCTTAGTGTACTCTCTAGTTTTATCTTCGTGATCTCCGTGTAGAGGTTTGGCTTTTAATAAATTTAATATTCATATCTAGAGGTATTTACCTCTTTTTTTTTTGCAAAAAATCTGATTATTTTAAAAATTTTTTATTTATTTTTTTTAGAAAATTTTAAATTTATGAAACCATGGTTAAGCCCAATGAAATAGAGGCTTATAGATGAGATATTAAAATATATTTTGATTTTAGTCTGTGGTTTATATAAATATTCTGAACAATCTAAGAATTTCCTTTATTCACGCACGACATCGTGCATGGGCCTTGACTTTACGAACTTTTGAGGCAATACTTTACTTGAGAAGTAAGGAAAAAGATTTAAAAACTTGGACACGGAGATAGAAAAAATAATTGATAGTTGAAAATGTACAATTGAAAGTTAAAAGAAAAAAGAAAAGAACTAGTCACGAATTAACACGAAAAAGAATTAAAACCTTGGACACGAAGGTCACGAAGAGAAAAAAGGTAGAGATCACAAAGGGAAATAAAACTTAGTTTACTTTCTTGTTTTTGCTTCGTATAGAGGTTTAGGTTAACCAGTGTAGATCAGAGAATTTTCAGTGTGTATCGAAGATACCCGCGTTCTATGAGTCAAAGTCAGTTATAAGTCAGGCTCAAAAGAGAAGGTTTTCTTAGTGAACTCTCTAGGGTTTACCTTCGTGAGCTTCGTGTAAGAATTCTAGCTTGTATAATTTAAAAGAAATGGAACGCGGATGCTAGTGCATACACGGAAGGAGCTCTAATAATCACAGATCTAAATTTTTAGGTTTTAAACTTAGAAAGACTTATCCATCAATGACCACCGATTGTCACTGATGAAAAAAAAATTTTCTTAGTGGTAAAGAATCAGAGTAAATCTGTGTAATCTGCGACAAAGAAGATTCTACCCGCAAGGGGCATCACCAATATATCTACTCGCAAGGGGTATCACCAAAATGCTATTAGTTTACTTTATAAACATAGGATTTTGAGATAAAGTTTATTTCATAAACTAAGAATATTGCGATAGTCAGGCTCAAAAAAAGAGGTTTTCTTAGTGAGCTTCGTGTAAAGGGTTAGAGAATTTAGTTTTAATCTGTGATAATTCGTGACAAAGAGGTTGAGGTTTTAAATCTATTAAATAAATGAGGATGAGTCCTATGACTTATGTTAAATCTAAAATTATGCAGACAGGGGAAATAATCTTTACTGTGGTATACCTCTCCAGCCTTTTGGGAGTAGATGAAACTACTGTGAGAAGGTATATCTATAACCATCAGTTAAAGAGCAGGAAGATCTGCGGGGTTTATCTGATAGAAAGGTCGGATATTCTCAAATTCTTAGAACTATATAACTATTATAGTTAATTATTATATATAATATGCTGTCTTATCGCTTTTTTAAAATTCCAAGGAGGTAAAGTCATGATAACAACATCGGAAAAGAAACTGATACTGTTGGAAAATATTTCAAGAATAATGAAAACTTATGAAAGAAAGGATGCATACTTAAAAGAGATTGCTGATGACAAAGCAACTTTAGAACTTCTTATGGGAAAAGAAACAGCAGGAGAACCTATGCCGGATTATTCTAACTATACCGATTATACTGAGTGGAAAGACACAGTACAAAAAGAGGTAGTTAAAGCAGAGAGTACCATAGAAAATTTGGAGATTAGAATGATAGAAGTAGATATTATATCGATAACTATACAGATATCGGTGAGTAAGGTGGGTACCCGAGAGATAGTTCGGATAGTTGAAACTGCTCTACCCTTTTTGATAAATATCAGGAGGAGCAGGGAGAAAATTGATGTGGTAAGAAATCATGAACTGTTTCATTATTTTCATTTGATTCAGAGGCAGAAGATCTATTGTATGGATCCCCAAACCCAGAAAGTATTCAGTAAGATTGTAGGAGATTATATCCCTGCTTTTAAATCTCTATTAGGGGAACCTGCCAGGGTTGTTCTGAGTCATGAATACTGGGAGGAGTTTATGAAGGCCAGGCAGAAACTTATTCCTGTAGATGAAACCATAGAGGAGGAGTTCTTTCATCTGGAAAAGTTGATATTTCAAAGTTTAAAGGATGAAGTCTTTGAGGAGAAGTATGAATTTATATATTTTATCCTTACCCTCTATCTGCTTTATTTGAAGATAATAGTGGATATAGAGGGGAAATGTAAGAAGTAAGAAGTAAGAAGTAATGGATAATGAAAAGATAAGAGAAAAACTTGGACACGGAGATCAATTAATTGAAAGTAAATAATTAAAAATTAAAAGATTTAGTCGCAGATTACACAAATTTACACAGATTAAAAGAAACCAAGAAAGAAGCATAGAACGCGGATGTATGAATGACACTACCCGTAAAGGGCATCACCAAAGTAACTATTAGTTTTC is from Psychrilyobacter atlanticus DSM 19335 and encodes:
- a CDS encoding helix-turn-helix domain-containing protein, which codes for MTYVKSKIMQTGEIIFTVVYLSSLLGVDETTVRRYIYNHQLKSRKICGVYLIERSDILKFLELYNYYS